One Ahaetulla prasina isolate Xishuangbanna chromosome 10, ASM2864084v1, whole genome shotgun sequence genomic region harbors:
- the LOC131204853 gene encoding RH-like protein, which produces MSSQYPPNLRIRLPALILLLEAALILIFGFFVSYDHSQNLARDYPVFQDVNLMVIFGFAYFLAFLQRYGFSSIGFNLLLAALGVQWAVLLDGFLFHFSAGKIRINLQSILTAIMSITTVLISTGAILGKANLMQLIWMAVMEVTVFTVNRWMAVNLLQIQSHVSVMHAHLFGAYFGLMVSWMLYHSSLSQKVEKERSRPISDMFAVLGTLFLWIFWPSFNSALITEEDKKWTAIYNTYFVMATSTIAAFSFSMATSKNGKLSMAHIQNATLAGGVALGFSASNIQQPWIAMVLGLAAGTISVLGMACLQKRLDPALKIHDTCGVLYTFGLPSFLGGVIHVILILTNHSKNLSVFGYSALIEIGALSLSLCLSLFSGLLTGLILTCKLWKTPPVRKYFDDQVYWEFPHLAVGF; this is translated from the exons ATGTCTTCCCAGTATCCGCCCAATCTCCGGATTCGTCTCCCTGCGCTCATTCTTCTTTTGGAAGCAGCTTTAATCCTTATATTTGGCTTCTTCGTTTCTTATGACCACAGTCAAAATCTTGCAAGAGACTACCCAG TATTTCAAGATGTCAACCTCATGGTGATTTTTGGGTTCGCCTATTTTCTGGCCTTCCTGCAGAGATACGGCTTCAGCAGCATCGGATTCAACCTTCTCCTCGCTGCCCTCGGAGTACAGTGGGCTGTGCTTCTCGACGGATTCCTCTTTCACTTCTCAGCCGGGAAAATCAGAATAAATCTGCAAAG CATTTTAACTGCCATTATGAGCATCACCACAGTGTTGATTTCAACAGGCGCAATACTTGGCAAAGCCAATCTCATGCAGTTGATCTGGATGGCTGTGATGGAAGTGACCGTCTTCACCGTCAACAGATGGATGGCTGTGAATCTTTTGCAG ATCCAGAGCCACGTCAGCGTGATGCACGCCCACTTATTTGGGGCCTACTTCGGCTTAATGGTCTCCTGGATGCTCTACCACTCCTCGCTGAGTCAGAAAGTCGAGAAGGAAAGATCCAGGCCCATCTCGGATATGTTTGCTGTGCTGG GTACCCTCTTTCTCTGGATCTTCTGGCCCAGCTTCAATTCTGCCCTGATCACGGAAGAAGACAAGAAATGGACTGCCATCTACAACACCTACTTCGTGATGGCTACAAGCACCATTGCAGCTTTTTCTTTCTCAATGGCaaccagcaaaaatggaaaactCAGCATG gctCACATCCAGAATGCTACACTGGCAGGTGGGGTTGCCCTTGGCTTCTCTGCTTCCAACATCCAACAGCCTTGGATTGCAATGGTTTTGGGTCTGGCAGCAGGCACAATTTCTGTCCTTGGCATGGCCTGTTTACAG AAACGCTTGGATCCAGCACTCAAAATCCATGATACTTGTGGAGTTCTTTACACTTTCGGCTTGCCCAGTTTCCTTGGAGGGGTAATCCACGTTATTCTCATCCTAACAAACCACAGCAAGAACCTCTCGGT ATTTGGTTATTCAGCTTTAATTGAAATTGGTGCACTCAGCTTGAGCCTGTGTCTCAGTCTTTTCAGTGGTCTGCTTACAG GTCTCATTTTAACTTGCAAATTATGGAAAACACCTCCTGTAAGAAAGTACTTCGATGATCAAGTTTATTGGGAG TTCCCCCACTTAGCTGTTGGATTCTGA